The nucleotide sequence cactttttactattttcccatgtaactcggaaaatatcaaccgcatgaaaaaaattgctaaaaagtaattgtaggaaattatattttaaacaattttagttgaaaatatcGTAGATATTGGACAAAAACagttgctataaaatcaatcaggtcttactctcgcgccattatcgcatacgtactaccttaaatattaattttagcaaaaaaatgaaagagatcaaaattgtgtagaatttaattctatctatttttgtataggaacaattttgtcgtaaaactaataataaacgaaataatgCAATAActatgctctaactgtcaatattttccgccataactcggaaaatatcgaccgcacaaaaATTGTAATACTTAatagaaattatataaaatcccatttttatcaattttggtTTATATACTAAAAACGGTTCtagtttaaaatcaatttacactactattgaccctccctaaagatgagaaaaataaaatttggggcagctcctaatgcaaggttaggcctgttatttaacccttagagtatggaaaattttttacccCCTCCCTGGAGTGACCGCAACGAGAACGAAATTGAAGCTAAAACCAAGTTAGAACCAAACACGAGTGCCAGTGGCGTATCGCGTAGGCCAGaagaaactatataaaactataattaataaatattgcTCGTAGGTTTagttcaattttcaatttttattaattacacaATATTATGCATGGCTTACATAGacagattgaaacaaataacagTATTTTAGTATGTTGAACTTTTATACCCACTCAAAATAAAACAGGATTAGGAATTAGGGGATGTGACGAAagcaaactttttgaattattgatttatgatagatatctttatttcacataggtcgcaaaatttcggctccaatactatatttaaataggatttattttttcgaattctgagaaaaaagttacaggggtgaaaaactaagagacaatttagtgtgatttttattttcaaagatctcattcaaaagaaactttttatttattctgagggactttcagccctcggtaataatttagtctttcattctgcgtttaaatttttcaaaagtattacttttttcaatatagggcttttcattcacagtcatttgtttcgagcttctgtcatgtgtcacataatattaatatatctacgtcatacgttattggtatataacaatgatacaaactagagacgtatgacgtagatatattaatattatgtgacacatgacagaagctcgaaacaaatggcaatcgatgaaaagccctatagggcttttcattcacagtcatttgtttcgagcttctgtcatgtgtcacataatattaatatatccacgtcatacgttattggtatataacaatgatacaaactagagacgtatgacgtagatatattaatattatgtgacacatgacagaagctcgaaacaaatggcaatcgatgaaaagccctatagggctttttattcacagtcatttgtttcgagcttctgtcatgtgtcacataatattaatatatctacgacatacttTATTGGTACATAtataacaataatacaaaccaaagacgtatggcgtagatatattaatattatgtgacacatgacagaaccatttaataatacaaggcaaggtagacggaagaagagggccaggtcgaagaagaacgtcatggcttaaaaacctgagagaatggtataacagatcctctgcatcccttttccgagctgccgttaacaaaattgctatagccaatttgatagccaacgttcgataatcgagcacggcacatgaagaagaagacatgacagaagctcgaaacaaatgacaatctatgaaaagccctattagaaaaaaaatgaacaccatgtcagtggtaatattttccaaattgaatattcgctatctttgtcgtacaacgcactcagtcgaacagaatgtgctgacaagacatcggcaattttagatatttgacacggcttTAGGAATAATAATAACGTTTGATCCAAAAtgattgtcaccataggtggctctcaACGACAGAGATAGATATACAGTGCATATctgttcttaattcagatatactactttccagtttacgtcaactttgcagtgcacgtcaacttaacaagaaaagttaggttatgtagagatgttggtggtggacatatacagcatcctgtttgattttatttattattgttacttataattgtgttaattctttttattttagattaaagttctgtgttaaaggtttttactgattttttatgttttataacgttaatcaaaatcaattgataaaaattcagattaaaacaagacatacgtaattttttgcacggctagctttgatccaaTAATTGTGTATAGCTCGTTatcttgagttgtttattaaataatctTGATAGTGTATTGGCTAAAtaatttaagacgtgaaattaataaaaagttatttattgtttattatttatgaaagatCCCAAGCAGAGACTACACCAGGATATATATTGTGATATaagcattttgttgttaaagatattcaaaatttatctaagcgttccatagtaacaatatattattaaaaaaatcacttttcctcttttctcgattaagtattatcttttatggcatagtatataaattattataatcactgaatacatagttagtgaaaaattatcatattaattaattgaattaataatttaagcgatgatacaagtaacagttatccaagaacattcaaaagtcatctcaagttaatggtgacaatgtcattgtcaagtaatgtttatgtacgtatccataccACTGAAAACTTTACTACatataatttgccgtgtaaaaaaagaaaaagtagagatagccgtaaaatatttgcgcctgtgctcttaaataatttttttacatataaacaaaataaaatcaagcaataaaatgtttaacaacaaaaaaagtcaataatatgtaataacaatatacgctattaattccattttcgaagttgccacaatatattttataatttcatttatttcgtACCGTTTCGTACCTACACCACTGGTAAAATGGTGAtttttttatgttacttttaattttacatgtaaatttttctcattttataacttaaccatgtaattttaattatgtaataaggtacattgaagtgttaattttcaaattattaaccaTTTAAGAGGCAATATCTAAGAATATAGGAGTATTTATTGAATTTTCATCTACGCACACataacagaaatatttatttacctGTAAAATGTAATTCCCACTTATTTCCTGCTGCTGTCGCTTTTACAACCGTAAGCCGAACACATCAACCCTGTAAAGAGTTAAAAAAATTGCTAGTTTTCACTCAGAAATCGCACAAAAATCACTAATAAAACAAGTGATGTCAAATCTCAATGAGAACCAACCGTATTAAAATAAGGATTCACTTTCGTTCGAAAAACAGATTGCGTGTTAGATCTCCGGAGAgggtaaaaaattttccatactctaaggtctaacccgactggactatgaGTTTGACTCGGGGGACTCCCACCAGTGGAACGTGGTCCGTCTCTAAGTCTGCTCCAGGATTAGTCTAGACTCTAGACTCTAGACAGATGTAAAGTTGTTTCGGCATCTTTTATTTTCtaaaatgtaatctatttgatttgtAATGATTCTCTCGGGTTGGTCTTGAAGGAAAATTAATAATGATCTATTTTGCTTCTGTTACAGATTCAATCTTTGCAGTTTCCCAACTCATAAAGTAATCGACATATGCGACCTTCTAATAGATCAAGCATTCAGAccagaaatacagaaaaaattacCATTAATGCTAGAAACTTCCAATTATGTATGCAATGTTGTTTCAACAGTCATACCAGAACTGACGACAACCTTTGCTCTTAACCATGTATACAACATGGTACAGAAGAAGCACACCATCAAGAAAATACCAGATCCCATCTATTTGGAGACGAATTTTATTGTAGGATTCTACTATAAATGCATGGTTTTTATGATGGTTTACCTCATGAGTTTTAGTATTTTCAGAATTATTAAAAACGGAATATATGGACTGAATATTTTGCTTTTGAGAACATTTCCAATATTTTCATTCTTTAAATATGGAATTGCAGATAGTTTTATAAACTttagtatttaaaaaataaacgtCTTTAAGGAATGTTTTGATTTTAATTCACAAATTCCACTCAAAATTAACCAATTAACCAttcaaaaatgataatagatTAAATGATGAATgactaaaaatacaaacgctaaagactACCTACCGTGAATACATCAtaataatatcattaataagtaGTGTCaacaactagcccgaaaaatccgggacatggcccgaattacgaagtcgtgtcccggcgtcccggataaggcttccgggccatccgaattttcaacgtttggCTAAAATTCCATTTCGAAACTTTTAATACatcattcttctaagaattcacatcaaattgaattggtgggacgaaaaaaagtcgacaatttttACACGGttatactaataccacatccaaaacgtatgcattttatatcgtcgtATTATAtttctacgaaaactcaaacttTGGACCTTTTCCGGTTTCtctattttaattatcgtcttctgaaaagacgaattaaaaacatgaatatcaaataatgataattatattttaacccaaggttttatttacatggaaatccaacataagttgattttctaatttttcgttttttgagaacgatttccgaattggaagtcgaaatgtcaaaaaactaacaaaaatgtattTACCATTACAACCCATtccatcaaaaaaatttttgtcaacataaaaatgttaaataaatcaataaaatgatattaaagttttatatttaaaaaaaatggcccgattttcattgaaaagtcccggatttcaggtagttttttcagtcttatcccgaattcgactaaattggagttggtcacactatatAATAATCATGTTctccactggcgaagcgtccatgtaaccactgttaccattggtaacagttaaaaatcttgcaaataaatattttatgatgatgaataattccatttaccaatatttttaccaatagaaatatatattattgattcaataaaattgtgttttgactaggaaagttttggggcagttctgatttctttcattatatatgtattttgggctgctgaatccgaatatgatgTTTGAGCAAAAAAATGTTTGccgaaacattgaaaaaatcgcgaaaaaagcgaaaaatttcagctttttttcccttttttgctcaaatctcgaaaactattaacttctaGTAAATgttctgttaacagaaattaaagtacatacttaaaattatctacaaatatcactatttacttttttttttcagacgaaccgttcggtctaaagtacaagttgaaaattgccaatttttaacgatctcggcaaaacccactttttacattccaaaacttattttttattagaatgctgtcatttgataaatttctcctagttttctgtacaaataataaatgttagttcataggtatggtatgtctcttgcgACAGCTTTCATGAGTCCATTCcttcctaagaggccgggaatgtctctgcttttcccttagagccacagaagatcaggcacagatggagtcacagtttcagttggtgtgaacatttccttcggatctattatcttgatttctgataaaccttgaggttttgtccttttaaaatgaattatttgaacAGCTCTcagacttccataaacctcaggccgggtttcttttttatccgaggaatggattgcttaggagctactgcatgttttggtgcaatacaagaaaagtcacgtatgacgtgaaaagtgtggtattcatcgattgtatgtacgttaaaatcagcattatcgtacacctgctgtgtaaagcacggcaggtcatctttctgcggatcgcctgcgaatgctgacacttccaggcgaaaagcttctgtataggatgaacaaaaccccatagAGGAAAcaacatcaacctattttcttgagccgtattttttgtagagaaaatggccaaccctgcaaggaatggtgagaccaactatctgggccttactgccgctacaagactttgagcaagcg is from Diabrotica virgifera virgifera chromosome 9, PGI_DIABVI_V3a and encodes:
- the LOC114334050 gene encoding uncharacterized protein LOC114334050 isoform X2, encoding MDFNDISSQDYVDLLLTEGGKIRCDNTSEAFKTQTTLPSYYDKRLFKRFWKAISFIKHMHNSSSKGSIRAKSNPINQKDMVLSQFLFLGFPLARGEMCGFHGITKEEQEGFIHFWRVIGYLLGIEERFNLCSFPTHKVIDICDLLIDQAFRPEIQKKLPLMLETSNYVCNVVSTVIPELTTTFALNHVYNMVQKKHTIKKIPDPIYLETNFIVGFYYKCMVFMMVYLMSFSIFRIIKNGIYGLNILLLRTFPIFSFFKYGIADSFINFSI